The DNA segment CGTTGCATGGTTGCTTGTAAGATTGCCCGTTTCAATAAAGATTTGAACATGATCTACGCTCGATTTCGTTTTTCCCTTATAGGTTTCGGTAGGAAAAAATGTGTTGATCAACTCACCACTCATGATCGATTGGGCTTGCTTTTTTCGTTCCTGATAGGTCTCTTTTCTATGCACAAAAGCCGTTTTTATAAAGTAAGCGGAAAATAATGCCCACCTTCTAATCCTCCTCATGGCTGTGAGATACTACAGTCAGAATTTCTTAGGAGGATTGCTGATGAGCCAAACGGATAAACAAGCTCTTTGGGAAGATCGGCTGATTCATTTCCATGAATCCGGTCAGACGGCCAAAGAATGGTGTAACAACCATCATATAAATATTCATACCTTTCGCTATTGGAAAAGGAAGATTCAAGTATCAGCTGAGCCGGCGCCTTCCTGGGTGGCTGTAGAAGTTGAAGAAGAGTCTTCGCAACCATCTGTACATATTTCCATCGGAAAAGCGACGATTGAAACATCCGAAGATGTCTGTCCGGAACACTTGGCCAAAGTGTTGAAAGTAGTCCAGGCTGTATGTTGAACGTGGCGCACGTGGAGAAGGTTTACCTCGCCCAGGGCAGTACAGACTTGCGAAAGTCGATTGACGGTTTGTCGATCCTAGTCCAGGAAGCGTTCGAGTTGGATCCCTTTTCTCCCTGTCTGTTTGTCTTCTGTAACCGAAAACGGGATAAAGTGAAAATTC comes from the Halobacillus shinanisalinarum genome and includes:
- the tnpA gene encoding IS66 family insertion sequence element accessory protein TnpA gives rise to the protein MSQTDKQALWEDRLIHFHESGQTAKEWCNNHHINIHTFRYWKRKIQVSAEPAPSWVAVEVEEESSQPSVHISIGKATIETSEDVCPEHLAKVLKVVQAVC